From Xylocopa sonorina isolate GNS202 chromosome 2, iyXylSono1_principal, whole genome shotgun sequence, a single genomic window includes:
- the LOC143433165 gene encoding uncharacterized protein LOC143433165 isoform X2: MMIVLLLCVIMKIAEFSVGRISPPFQAPARPSHLYYGKRKRQERKYYRRPNEKCNCFLYNRAGKGAAVMEDPQTPGSDCNSNPATDSIQHDLISSEFVQDNVEYQWFIDGYRDGGLHVHPSVLSSLSASYSREDLGYYDDLARNLDANFAEIDIESFRTADIHTLLTALPVMCTDPVQHSEGEDSACSTTDTISICKSSLLFSPLKETPVLPPGGSYSVDSLDCEDMLLTCQTNNKDNYTIAFEGSITMYSDGSQDFENQEKQKTYGATGPYYNRNAGLKNGLDLSMACSDSKIYTTWSNLKHSSMNKIITRHPSGNNNTIPEFSHGVDNIISVANKRSQSLPDLTQATQLQNLNIPLNFSVDSAESNNHAQQLHSSGSVMSRSINEESSDNGEHNSTGKKLQNLSLVKLFMKQKSMSAEGMSLTLDQSDSTSDNGWPTNNSASDSGTNTNTQIQRQNIKNNSKPQVPESDFTMNWIKTNVPHNQKTDNQKDSFSDIPKHTSTISEQKDEMMSSASVEELSENMSKSDLTHDNDTDQNEFDVIPNAFEHPRKVAWMKSFEKKHPICKTTGIQAIAETEDNSVQTSLVFTPPVKEKENPSVRETIVNKKPVYVVYPNYALPDLSFLNIKDTKLSNVALKPQCFGRNRVSWKHTGRAGRPFSCNDIDALRQRGFSHVKDWESLTFLLPNEYKKILHDVPEVSRHININEETKKPLFCLSPPMRHKTRTISEIIPNNSSSTSSTATQPSSGYRGSSTILTDSSTNQQTLNNATNPLYLYRYDSISSEASLVSNDKKMYRQINKTKTPCPSLPKRSISLPHGDRESEFSNGKVPPRPPLPRSILRKSKVPASKRYSMFEMGDVEEIEDQSPETNKRMSLQEPYYMNNDLQLTCRGRVIDSEKDVDEIEERYHTERVNEIASTADIETENSENSEDDVKQLEEFLKRSGFSSQSSDGDTEYPDVKLRSYVRKFLALRMNKDVTKATEMIESQKKTVSFAVNQRKKYLDNKTNNLNAVTSEQTNDPAFIEERRATSPDSKLDLDEKRKMILSTNKAVDLLLKYWNTESTHNRQNYNDKNECAYICVSNLCPALYAIMSDGLRPHLNSTFGPITNSVWQVVEASSQQGPVTKALNELVQKINGEDVITEGMLKFHAFVFGLLNLRALDAWFAYLCTRESILKKHYNNNSLFVAALANSNAREVVDALLYILNPLVFCPFQLDLLYQYRQLHNSFGNLNNHTINAVNFRNVDLSAKEHHFDKTDTCAMVSSPRKVRPRSCVAYTNYDDKSGGIQKDMETVKKRLSNPIGSKIFRALDKLASEDSEDYSDSLEHSPLNRASNKQSMPIKKSHSPESKMEDEDDMPGEEKFRKLQEKWELMVGKDDTKIQPAISSPLSPTRTPTSAGKSKIPRLLTSPVKQSSTIPGHAKNTKSPISGIPSLKKPVMLSTTKTTPKKLVEVRNKDVTKRTSRVDQEVIGATRTHLTRPSSLPYKSYGVMSKDKNIISPQRRAASTSLPRPTTTASTARNPPTKKPLKEVRTLTHRVSSDNGHLAFGEGEKLKVILEVDSKWLLCARGDRKGLVPRMCVHTIQT; the protein is encoded by the exons ATGATGATAGTGCTTTTGTTGTGCGTCATCATGAAAATAGCAGAGTTCTCTGTGGGTCGTATAAGCCCACCATTTCAAGCGCCTGCACGACCGTCGCATCTTTACTATGGCAAACGCAAGAGGCAGGAACGAAAGTATTACCGGCGTCCTAATGAGAAATGCAATTGCTTTCTGTATAATC GTGCAGGCAAGGGGGCTGCAGTGATGGAAGATCCACAAACACCTGGGTCTGATTGCAATTCCAATCCTGCAACAGATTCTATCCAACACGATCTGATTAGTTCTGAGTTTGTACAAGATAATGTGGAGTACCAGTGGTTCATTGATGG CTATAGGGATGGGGGACTTCATGTTCATCCAAGCGTATTGTCCTCACTCTCTGCTTCATATTCTCGGGAAGATTTGGGCTATTACGATGACCTTGCCCGTAATCTGGATGCTAATTTCGCAGAAATTGATATAGAAAGCTTTCGCACAGCAGACATACATACTCTGCTCACTGCATTACCTGTGATGTGCACAGATCCAGTCCAGCATTCTGAg GGAGAAGATTCGGCCTGTTCAACGACGGATACAATTTCAATATGCAAATCGTCGTTACTCTTCTCGCCCTTGAAAGAGACACCCGTACTACCACCGGGGGGTAGCTACAGCGTCGACTCTCTGGACTGCGAGGATATGTTGCTAACATGCCAAACAAACAACAAAGACAACTATACCATTGCTTTTGAGGGTAGTATCACAATGTATTCCGATGGTTCACAAGATTTTGAAAATCAAG AAAAGCAAAAAACTTACGGCGCGACAGGACCATATTATAACAGAAACGCGGGATTAAAAAATGGATTAGATTTATCGATGGCATGTTCTGATTCTAAAATATATACTACATGGAGTAATTTAAAACATTCTTCTATGAATAAAATAATAACGCGTCATCCATCAGGCAATAACAATACGATACCAGAATTTTCGCATGGCGTGGACAATATTATATCCGTAGCAAATAAAAGAAGCCAAAGTTTGCCAGATCTTACTCAAGCTACGCAATTACAAAATCTCAATATACCTCTTAATTTTTCT GTTGATTCTGCAGAATCAAACAATCATGCACAACAGTTGCACAGTTCGGGATCTGTAATGAGTCGGTCTATAAATGAAGAGAGCTCGGACAACGGTGAGCACAATTCAACGGGGAAGAAGCTACAGAATTTAAGTCTTGTTAAGTTGTTTATGAAACAAAAGAGTATGAGTGCTGAAGGAATGAGTCTCACTTTAGATCAATCAGACTCGACTAGTGATAATGGATGGCCTACAAATAATAGTGCTAGTGACAGTGGTACTAATACGAATACGCAGATACAACGGCAGAATATAAAGAATAATTCTAAACCTCAAGTTCCAGAAAGCGACTTTACTATGAATTGGATTAAAACTAATGTTCCTCACAATCAAAAGACCGATAATCAGAAAGACAGTTTTAGTGACATTCCAAAGCATACATCAACGATAAGCGAACAAAAGGATGAAATGATGTCATCTGCGTCTGTAGAAGAATTATCAGAAAATATGTCCAAATCGGATTTAACGCATGATAATGACACTGACCAGAATGAATTCGATGTAATCCCTAACGCATTCGAACATCCGCGAAAAGTCGCATGGATGAAATCTTTCGAGAAGAAGCATCCAATTTGCAAAACGACAGGTATTCAAGCAATAGCTGAAACCGAAGATAATTCGGTTCAAACATCGTTAGTATTTACGCCACCTGTAAAGGAGAAAGAAAATCCATCTGTAAGAGAGACGATCGTTAATAAGAAACCAGTTTACGTTGTATATCCGAACTACGCTTTACCTGATTTATCGTTTCTAAATATCAAAGATACAAAGTTGAGCAACGTAGCCTTGAAACCGCAATGTTTCGGAAGGAATAGAGTTAGCTGGAAACATACCGGTAGAGCTGGTAGACCATTCTCATGTAACGATATAGATGCGTTGCGTCAACGTGGATTTTCACACGTCAAGGATTGGGAGTCGCTAACATTCCTTTTGCCCAACGAGTACAAGAAAATTCTACACGATGTGCCAGAAGTTTCGAGGCACATCAACATCAATGAAGAAACGAAAAAGCCTCTGTTTTGTTTATCACCACCGATGCGTCACAAAACTCGTACCATAAGCGAAATCATACCAAATAATTCATCCTCCACTAGTAGTACCGCTACGCAGCCATCCTCTGGATATCGAGGATCATCCACGATACTGACCGACTCATCGACGAATCAGCAAACGTTGAATAACGCAACCAATCCATTGTATCTTTACCGTTATGATAGTATTAGTTCCGAGGCCAGTTTAGTGAGTAACGATAAAAAAATGTACAGGCAAATTAATAAGACAAAGACACCTTGCCCATCTTTACCAAAACGATCGATTTCGTTGCCACACGGTGATCGCGAGTCTGAATTTTCTAATGGAAAAGTGCCACCTAGACCACCCTTACCTAGAAGTATTTTAAGAAAAAGCAAGGTTCCTGCTAGTAAGAGATATAGCATGTTCGAAATGGGAGATGTAGAGGAAATAGAAGATCAATCGCCAGAGACGAATAAAAGGATGTCTTTGCAAGAGCCATATTATATGAACAATGATTTGCAATTGACGTGTCGTGGAAGAGTCATTGATTCAGAAAAGGATGTTGACGAGATAGAAGAAAGATATCATACGG AAAGAGTAAATGAAATAGCTAGCACTGCAGATATAGAGACTGAAAATTCTGAAAATAGCGAGGATGATGTAAAACAATTGGAAGAATTTTTGAAGCGTAGTGGTTTCTCGTCACAAAGTAGCGACGGAGATACGGAATATCCCGACGTTAAATTAAGATCGTATGTAAGAAAGTTTTTAGCACTCAGGATGAATAAAGACGTTACCAAAGCTACTGAAATGATAGAATCACAGAAAAAGACTGTCAGTTTTGCCGTGAACCAAAGGAAAAAATATTTAGACAATAAG ACTAATAACTTAAATGCTGTTACAAGTGAACAAACTAACGATCCTGCATTTATAGAGGAAAGAAGGGCGACAAGTCCCGATAGTAAATTGGATCTAGATGAAAAAAGAA AAATGATATTATCCACAAATAAAGCGGTAGATTTATTACTGAAATATTGGAATACTGAGTCGACTCATAATAGACAGAATTACAATGATAAAAATGAATGTGCTTATATTTGTGTTAGTAATTTGTGCCCAGCTTTGTATGCCATCATGTCGGATGGATTGAGACCACATTTAAATTCTACATTCGGACCAATAACAAATAGTGTGTGGCAAGTGGTTGAAGCATCTTCTCAACAAGGTCCAGTCACTAAAGCATTGAACGAATTGGTACAAAAGATTAATGGGGAAGATGTTATTACGGAAGGAATGCTAAAGTTTCATGCATTTGTATTTGGTTTATTAAA CTTAAGAGCGTTGGATGCATGGTTTGCGTATTTATGTACGAGAGAGTCCATTCTAAAGAAACATTACAATAATAATAGTCTATTTGTGGCAGCTTTGGCTAATTCAAACGCACGAGAAGTTGTCGACGCTCTTTTATACATTTTAAATCCTCTTGTATTTTGTCCATTTCAGCTTGATCTTTTATATCAGTATCGCCAACTTCATAATAGCTTTGGTAATTTAAATAATCATACTATTAAT GCTGTAAACTTTAGGAATGTCGATCTTAGCGCAAAAGAACATCATTTTGATAAAACGGACACGTGTGCAATGGTTTCTAGTCCCAGGAAAGTTCGTCCGCGATCGTGCGTCGCTTATACCAACTACGACGATAAATCTGGCGGTATACAGAAGGATATGGAAACTGTGAAGAAACGTTTAAGTAATCCTATAGGTTCAAAAATATTTCGTGCTCTCGATAAACTGGCTTCCGAGGACTCTGAAGACTATAGTGATAGTTTAGAACATTCACCATTGAATAGAGCTTCGAATAAGCAATCGATGCCTATTAAAAAATCGCATAGCCCGGAAAGTAAAATGGAAGACGAAGACGACATGCCCGGGGAAGAGAAATTTCGAAAGCTTCAAGAGAAGTGGGAATTAATGGTTGGAAAGGACGATACAAAGATTCAACCAGCAATATCATCGCCCTTATCGCCTACACGAACGCCCACCAGTGCGGGAAAGTCTAAGATACCAAGGCTTCTTACTTCACCGGTGAAACAATCAAGTACGATACCAGGACATGCCAAAAATACGAAATCTCCTATCTCAGGAATTCCATCGTTGAAGAAACCTGTCATGCTTTCGACGACGAAAACTACGCCAAAAAAACTTGTAGAAGTAAGAAACAAAGACGTAACGAAACGTACTAGTAGAGTGGATCAAGAAGTTATTGGGGCAACAAGAACTCATTTAACGCGACCTAGTTCTCTTCCTTACAAGTCTTACGGTGTAATGTCTAAGGACAAAAACATAATATCTCCCCAAAGACGAGCCGCGTCTACGTCTTTGCCacgaccaactactactgctagTACAGCAAGAAATCCTCCTACAAAAAAACCACTTAA AGAAGTTCGTACGCTCACGCATAGAGTTTCATCAGATAACGGACATCTCGCATTTGGGGAAGGTGAGAAGCTGAAAGTAATTTTAGAAGTAGATAGTAAGTGGTTGTTATGTGCGAGAGGTGATAGAAAAGGTCTGGTTCCGCGGATGTGCGTGCATACTATTCAGACTTAG
- the LOC143433165 gene encoding uncharacterized protein LOC143433165 isoform X1 — protein MMIVLLLCVIMKIAEFSVGRISPPFQAPARPSHLYYGKRKRQERKYYRRPNEKCNCFLYNRAGKGAAVMEDPQTPGSDCNSNPATDSIQHDLISSEFVQDNVEYQWFIDGYRDGGLHVHPSVLSSLSASYSREDLGYYDDLARNLDANFAEIDIESFRTADIHTLLTALPVMCTDPVQHSEFNYQRERYASISGSVMGKLDIGSSISPHTSSQGEDSACSTTDTISICKSSLLFSPLKETPVLPPGGSYSVDSLDCEDMLLTCQTNNKDNYTIAFEGSITMYSDGSQDFENQEKQKTYGATGPYYNRNAGLKNGLDLSMACSDSKIYTTWSNLKHSSMNKIITRHPSGNNNTIPEFSHGVDNIISVANKRSQSLPDLTQATQLQNLNIPLNFSVDSAESNNHAQQLHSSGSVMSRSINEESSDNGEHNSTGKKLQNLSLVKLFMKQKSMSAEGMSLTLDQSDSTSDNGWPTNNSASDSGTNTNTQIQRQNIKNNSKPQVPESDFTMNWIKTNVPHNQKTDNQKDSFSDIPKHTSTISEQKDEMMSSASVEELSENMSKSDLTHDNDTDQNEFDVIPNAFEHPRKVAWMKSFEKKHPICKTTGIQAIAETEDNSVQTSLVFTPPVKEKENPSVRETIVNKKPVYVVYPNYALPDLSFLNIKDTKLSNVALKPQCFGRNRVSWKHTGRAGRPFSCNDIDALRQRGFSHVKDWESLTFLLPNEYKKILHDVPEVSRHININEETKKPLFCLSPPMRHKTRTISEIIPNNSSSTSSTATQPSSGYRGSSTILTDSSTNQQTLNNATNPLYLYRYDSISSEASLVSNDKKMYRQINKTKTPCPSLPKRSISLPHGDRESEFSNGKVPPRPPLPRSILRKSKVPASKRYSMFEMGDVEEIEDQSPETNKRMSLQEPYYMNNDLQLTCRGRVIDSEKDVDEIEERYHTERVNEIASTADIETENSENSEDDVKQLEEFLKRSGFSSQSSDGDTEYPDVKLRSYVRKFLALRMNKDVTKATEMIESQKKTVSFAVNQRKKYLDNKTNNLNAVTSEQTNDPAFIEERRATSPDSKLDLDEKRKMILSTNKAVDLLLKYWNTESTHNRQNYNDKNECAYICVSNLCPALYAIMSDGLRPHLNSTFGPITNSVWQVVEASSQQGPVTKALNELVQKINGEDVITEGMLKFHAFVFGLLNLRALDAWFAYLCTRESILKKHYNNNSLFVAALANSNAREVVDALLYILNPLVFCPFQLDLLYQYRQLHNSFGNLNNHTINAVNFRNVDLSAKEHHFDKTDTCAMVSSPRKVRPRSCVAYTNYDDKSGGIQKDMETVKKRLSNPIGSKIFRALDKLASEDSEDYSDSLEHSPLNRASNKQSMPIKKSHSPESKMEDEDDMPGEEKFRKLQEKWELMVGKDDTKIQPAISSPLSPTRTPTSAGKSKIPRLLTSPVKQSSTIPGHAKNTKSPISGIPSLKKPVMLSTTKTTPKKLVEVRNKDVTKRTSRVDQEVIGATRTHLTRPSSLPYKSYGVMSKDKNIISPQRRAASTSLPRPTTTASTARNPPTKKPLKEVRTLTHRVSSDNGHLAFGEGEKLKVILEVDSKWLLCARGDRKGLVPRMCVHTIQT, from the exons ATGATGATAGTGCTTTTGTTGTGCGTCATCATGAAAATAGCAGAGTTCTCTGTGGGTCGTATAAGCCCACCATTTCAAGCGCCTGCACGACCGTCGCATCTTTACTATGGCAAACGCAAGAGGCAGGAACGAAAGTATTACCGGCGTCCTAATGAGAAATGCAATTGCTTTCTGTATAATC GTGCAGGCAAGGGGGCTGCAGTGATGGAAGATCCACAAACACCTGGGTCTGATTGCAATTCCAATCCTGCAACAGATTCTATCCAACACGATCTGATTAGTTCTGAGTTTGTACAAGATAATGTGGAGTACCAGTGGTTCATTGATGG CTATAGGGATGGGGGACTTCATGTTCATCCAAGCGTATTGTCCTCACTCTCTGCTTCATATTCTCGGGAAGATTTGGGCTATTACGATGACCTTGCCCGTAATCTGGATGCTAATTTCGCAGAAATTGATATAGAAAGCTTTCGCACAGCAGACATACATACTCTGCTCACTGCATTACCTGTGATGTGCACAGATCCAGTCCAGCATTCTGAg TTTAACTATCAAAGGGAACGGTATGCCAGTATATCTGGATCTGTTATGGGAAAACTAGACATCGGTTCATCTATCAGCCCTCATACCAGCAGCCAG GGAGAAGATTCGGCCTGTTCAACGACGGATACAATTTCAATATGCAAATCGTCGTTACTCTTCTCGCCCTTGAAAGAGACACCCGTACTACCACCGGGGGGTAGCTACAGCGTCGACTCTCTGGACTGCGAGGATATGTTGCTAACATGCCAAACAAACAACAAAGACAACTATACCATTGCTTTTGAGGGTAGTATCACAATGTATTCCGATGGTTCACAAGATTTTGAAAATCAAG AAAAGCAAAAAACTTACGGCGCGACAGGACCATATTATAACAGAAACGCGGGATTAAAAAATGGATTAGATTTATCGATGGCATGTTCTGATTCTAAAATATATACTACATGGAGTAATTTAAAACATTCTTCTATGAATAAAATAATAACGCGTCATCCATCAGGCAATAACAATACGATACCAGAATTTTCGCATGGCGTGGACAATATTATATCCGTAGCAAATAAAAGAAGCCAAAGTTTGCCAGATCTTACTCAAGCTACGCAATTACAAAATCTCAATATACCTCTTAATTTTTCT GTTGATTCTGCAGAATCAAACAATCATGCACAACAGTTGCACAGTTCGGGATCTGTAATGAGTCGGTCTATAAATGAAGAGAGCTCGGACAACGGTGAGCACAATTCAACGGGGAAGAAGCTACAGAATTTAAGTCTTGTTAAGTTGTTTATGAAACAAAAGAGTATGAGTGCTGAAGGAATGAGTCTCACTTTAGATCAATCAGACTCGACTAGTGATAATGGATGGCCTACAAATAATAGTGCTAGTGACAGTGGTACTAATACGAATACGCAGATACAACGGCAGAATATAAAGAATAATTCTAAACCTCAAGTTCCAGAAAGCGACTTTACTATGAATTGGATTAAAACTAATGTTCCTCACAATCAAAAGACCGATAATCAGAAAGACAGTTTTAGTGACATTCCAAAGCATACATCAACGATAAGCGAACAAAAGGATGAAATGATGTCATCTGCGTCTGTAGAAGAATTATCAGAAAATATGTCCAAATCGGATTTAACGCATGATAATGACACTGACCAGAATGAATTCGATGTAATCCCTAACGCATTCGAACATCCGCGAAAAGTCGCATGGATGAAATCTTTCGAGAAGAAGCATCCAATTTGCAAAACGACAGGTATTCAAGCAATAGCTGAAACCGAAGATAATTCGGTTCAAACATCGTTAGTATTTACGCCACCTGTAAAGGAGAAAGAAAATCCATCTGTAAGAGAGACGATCGTTAATAAGAAACCAGTTTACGTTGTATATCCGAACTACGCTTTACCTGATTTATCGTTTCTAAATATCAAAGATACAAAGTTGAGCAACGTAGCCTTGAAACCGCAATGTTTCGGAAGGAATAGAGTTAGCTGGAAACATACCGGTAGAGCTGGTAGACCATTCTCATGTAACGATATAGATGCGTTGCGTCAACGTGGATTTTCACACGTCAAGGATTGGGAGTCGCTAACATTCCTTTTGCCCAACGAGTACAAGAAAATTCTACACGATGTGCCAGAAGTTTCGAGGCACATCAACATCAATGAAGAAACGAAAAAGCCTCTGTTTTGTTTATCACCACCGATGCGTCACAAAACTCGTACCATAAGCGAAATCATACCAAATAATTCATCCTCCACTAGTAGTACCGCTACGCAGCCATCCTCTGGATATCGAGGATCATCCACGATACTGACCGACTCATCGACGAATCAGCAAACGTTGAATAACGCAACCAATCCATTGTATCTTTACCGTTATGATAGTATTAGTTCCGAGGCCAGTTTAGTGAGTAACGATAAAAAAATGTACAGGCAAATTAATAAGACAAAGACACCTTGCCCATCTTTACCAAAACGATCGATTTCGTTGCCACACGGTGATCGCGAGTCTGAATTTTCTAATGGAAAAGTGCCACCTAGACCACCCTTACCTAGAAGTATTTTAAGAAAAAGCAAGGTTCCTGCTAGTAAGAGATATAGCATGTTCGAAATGGGAGATGTAGAGGAAATAGAAGATCAATCGCCAGAGACGAATAAAAGGATGTCTTTGCAAGAGCCATATTATATGAACAATGATTTGCAATTGACGTGTCGTGGAAGAGTCATTGATTCAGAAAAGGATGTTGACGAGATAGAAGAAAGATATCATACGG AAAGAGTAAATGAAATAGCTAGCACTGCAGATATAGAGACTGAAAATTCTGAAAATAGCGAGGATGATGTAAAACAATTGGAAGAATTTTTGAAGCGTAGTGGTTTCTCGTCACAAAGTAGCGACGGAGATACGGAATATCCCGACGTTAAATTAAGATCGTATGTAAGAAAGTTTTTAGCACTCAGGATGAATAAAGACGTTACCAAAGCTACTGAAATGATAGAATCACAGAAAAAGACTGTCAGTTTTGCCGTGAACCAAAGGAAAAAATATTTAGACAATAAG ACTAATAACTTAAATGCTGTTACAAGTGAACAAACTAACGATCCTGCATTTATAGAGGAAAGAAGGGCGACAAGTCCCGATAGTAAATTGGATCTAGATGAAAAAAGAA AAATGATATTATCCACAAATAAAGCGGTAGATTTATTACTGAAATATTGGAATACTGAGTCGACTCATAATAGACAGAATTACAATGATAAAAATGAATGTGCTTATATTTGTGTTAGTAATTTGTGCCCAGCTTTGTATGCCATCATGTCGGATGGATTGAGACCACATTTAAATTCTACATTCGGACCAATAACAAATAGTGTGTGGCAAGTGGTTGAAGCATCTTCTCAACAAGGTCCAGTCACTAAAGCATTGAACGAATTGGTACAAAAGATTAATGGGGAAGATGTTATTACGGAAGGAATGCTAAAGTTTCATGCATTTGTATTTGGTTTATTAAA CTTAAGAGCGTTGGATGCATGGTTTGCGTATTTATGTACGAGAGAGTCCATTCTAAAGAAACATTACAATAATAATAGTCTATTTGTGGCAGCTTTGGCTAATTCAAACGCACGAGAAGTTGTCGACGCTCTTTTATACATTTTAAATCCTCTTGTATTTTGTCCATTTCAGCTTGATCTTTTATATCAGTATCGCCAACTTCATAATAGCTTTGGTAATTTAAATAATCATACTATTAAT GCTGTAAACTTTAGGAATGTCGATCTTAGCGCAAAAGAACATCATTTTGATAAAACGGACACGTGTGCAATGGTTTCTAGTCCCAGGAAAGTTCGTCCGCGATCGTGCGTCGCTTATACCAACTACGACGATAAATCTGGCGGTATACAGAAGGATATGGAAACTGTGAAGAAACGTTTAAGTAATCCTATAGGTTCAAAAATATTTCGTGCTCTCGATAAACTGGCTTCCGAGGACTCTGAAGACTATAGTGATAGTTTAGAACATTCACCATTGAATAGAGCTTCGAATAAGCAATCGATGCCTATTAAAAAATCGCATAGCCCGGAAAGTAAAATGGAAGACGAAGACGACATGCCCGGGGAAGAGAAATTTCGAAAGCTTCAAGAGAAGTGGGAATTAATGGTTGGAAAGGACGATACAAAGATTCAACCAGCAATATCATCGCCCTTATCGCCTACACGAACGCCCACCAGTGCGGGAAAGTCTAAGATACCAAGGCTTCTTACTTCACCGGTGAAACAATCAAGTACGATACCAGGACATGCCAAAAATACGAAATCTCCTATCTCAGGAATTCCATCGTTGAAGAAACCTGTCATGCTTTCGACGACGAAAACTACGCCAAAAAAACTTGTAGAAGTAAGAAACAAAGACGTAACGAAACGTACTAGTAGAGTGGATCAAGAAGTTATTGGGGCAACAAGAACTCATTTAACGCGACCTAGTTCTCTTCCTTACAAGTCTTACGGTGTAATGTCTAAGGACAAAAACATAATATCTCCCCAAAGACGAGCCGCGTCTACGTCTTTGCCacgaccaactactactgctagTACAGCAAGAAATCCTCCTACAAAAAAACCACTTAA AGAAGTTCGTACGCTCACGCATAGAGTTTCATCAGATAACGGACATCTCGCATTTGGGGAAGGTGAGAAGCTGAAAGTAATTTTAGAAGTAGATAGTAAGTGGTTGTTATGTGCGAGAGGTGATAGAAAAGGTCTGGTTCCGCGGATGTGCGTGCATACTATTCAGACTTAG